In a single window of the Drosophila albomicans strain 15112-1751.03 chromosome 3, ASM965048v2, whole genome shotgun sequence genome:
- the LOC117571776 gene encoding LIM homeobox transcription factor 1-beta: MIDEQHPMQIGLFPMDIKCQQQQQQQQQQQQQQQQQQQQQHQQHVAGAGHAMCPIAMGHNQLLLNGNERMLTTPTATQTTAATTVTPNGNCQAASKAAAATTTTGGGGGAAAAGGGDKMASASQNVNGSCMNHNSSMATAHQQQQQQQQQAMSMARQGLGPGPPMQMPPGRIALGKCSLNELDGYSTATSTSTSTSTSTPTTASTPTSHTPQAPQMLQQHHSAVAAMGVMGIDVGLAGVGMGGLAVNHCAYCCQPICDRYIMRVADNSFHEGCLKCTACSMHLVHSCYARDGKLYCRIDYERLYLRNRCLGCGHKIAADELVMRSQESIFHLKCFACVVCGALLKKGEQYVVKQGQLFCRFDYEKEVEMLQGYDFYGDEMFPPKLDGRRGPKRPRTILNTQQRRAFKASFEVSPKPCRKVRENLAKDTGLSLRIVQVWFQNQRAKVKKIQKKAKQEPPAKGVSDSHSQDSQESQDSTLTTKIKDEAHSDSESQQESPFSSTSEGMSRLRCNVKDEQEQGSLSCMETNKENCNKNNEPILNTILGLSYATFQQLMGPFTQTPMINPIDRLYSMQSSYFRPEELGAYGECGGGGGKDSMEH; this comes from the exons tTCCAATGGACATCAaatgtcaacagcaacagcagcaacaacaacaacaacagcagcaacagcaacagcaacaacaacagcagcatcagcaacatgTAGCTGGAGCAGGACATGCGATGTGCCCCATTGCAATGGGGCACAATCAACTGCTGTTGAACGGAAATGAGCGCATGttaacaacaccaacagcaacacaaacaacagcagcaacaacagtaacaccAAATGGCAACTGtcaagcagcaagcaaagcagcagcagcaacaacaacaactggaggtggaggaggcgCTGCGGCAGCCGGTGGAGGTGACAAAATGGCGTCAGCGAGCCAGAATGTCAACGGAAGTTGTAtgaaccacaacagcagcatggCCACTgcacaccagcaacaacaacagcagcaacagcaagccaTGTCTATGGCCAGACAGGGACTGGGACCTGGACCACCAATGCAAATGCCGCCTGGCCGCATTGCCTTGGGCAAGTGTAGTCTCAACGAGCTGGATGGTTACTCCACAGCCACTTcgacatccacatccacatccacatcgacaCCCACAACTGCATCCACACCCACATCGCACACACCGCAAGCGCCTCAAATGCTGCAACAGCATCACTCGGCTGTGGCAGCAATGGGAGTGATGGGCATCGATGTGGGGTTGGCTGGCGTGGGCATGGGTGGTCTGGCTGTCAACCACTGCGCCTATTGCTGCCAGCCAATTTGTGATCGTTACATAATGCGCGTCGCGGACAACTCCTTCCACGAGGGTTGCCTCAAGTGCACCGCCTGCTCCATGCACCTCGTGCACTCCTGCTATGCACGCGATGGCAAACTCTACTGTCGTATCGACTATGAAAG ACTCTACTTACGCAATCGTTGCCTTGGCTGTGGCCATAAAATCGCCGCCGATGAGCTGGTCATGCGCTCCCAGGAGAGCATCTTCCATCTCAAGTGCTTTGCCTGTGTCGTCTGCGGCGCACTCCTGAAGAAGGGCGAGCAATATGTGGTGAAGCAGGGTCAACTCTTCTGTCGCTTCGACTACGAGAAAGAGGTGGAAATGTTGCAGGGTTACG atttttatgGCGATGAGATGTTTCCACCGAAACTGGATGGACGACGAGGTCCCAAAAGACCGCGAACTATACTCAACACACAGCAGCGTCGTGCCTTCAAGGCATCCTTTGAAGTGTCGCCGAAACCGTGTCGCAAGGTTCGAGAAAACTTGGCTAAGGATACTGGTTTGAGCTTGAGGATTGTGCAG gTGTGGTTCCAGAACCAACGTGCCAAAGtcaaaaagatacaaaagaaGGCGAAGCAGGAACCGCCAGCGAAGGGAGTCAGCGATTCGCACTCACAGGACTCTCAGGAGTCACAGGACAGTACTCTGACAACCAAGATTAAGGACGAGGCGCACAGCGACAGCGAGTCACAGCAAGAATCGCCTTTTTCTTCAACCTCCGAAGGAATGTCAAGGCTACGCTGCAACGTCAAGGACGAACAGGAGCAGGGATCACTCAGCTGCATGGAAACCAACAAGG AAAACTGCAATAAGAATAACGAGCCGATACTCAATACGATACTGGGCTTGAGCTATGCAACGTTTCAGCAGCTGATGGGACCTTTCACGCAGACGCCGATGATCAATCCGATCGATCGATTATACAGCATGCAGAGCTCTTATTTTCGACCCGAGGAACTGGGCGCCTATGGCGAatgcggtggtggtggcggcaAGGACTCAATGGAGCATTAA